Proteins from a single region of Streptomyces sp. TN58:
- a CDS encoding lamin tail domain-containing protein — MSASRATRRTLAALLAAGTLLGAAALPAAADDHRRGGHRGPHSSLSIGDVRYESGPRHDRSNRALNREWVEIRNTGRHSVNLRGFTLTDQQGNRYRFPDFRLDGRSAVKVHTGQGRDTRHDLYQDRNRQIWNDRDTATLRDQRGNVIDTESWGRRGHHRG, encoded by the coding sequence ATGTCTGCTTCTCGCGCCACCCGCCGCACCCTCGCCGCTCTCCTGGCCGCCGGGACCCTGCTCGGGGCCGCCGCCCTGCCCGCCGCGGCCGACGACCACCGCCGCGGCGGCCACCGCGGACCCCACTCCTCCCTCTCCATCGGCGACGTCCGGTACGAAAGCGGCCCCCGCCACGACCGCTCCAACCGCGCCCTGAACCGCGAATGGGTCGAGATCAGGAACACCGGCCGCCACAGCGTCAACCTCCGCGGCTTCACCCTCACCGACCAGCAGGGCAACCGCTACCGCTTCCCCGACTTCCGCCTCGACGGCCGCTCCGCCGTCAAGGTCCACACCGGCCAGGGCCGCGACACCCGCCACGACCTCTACCAGGACCGCAACCGCCAGATCTGGAACGACCGCGACACCGCCACCCTCCGCGACCAGCGCGGCAACGTCATCGACACCGAGTCCTGGGGCCGCCGCGGACACCACCGCGGCTGA
- a CDS encoding diadenosine tetraphosphate hydrolase — protein MTGDWRTDRIGTALRGENPTVLRRLTSGFAVIGDVQFLPGYSVLLVDDPQVQRLSDLPKAKRLSFLSDMDQLGEAVERACRRLDPAFRRVNLEILGNKDPFLHAHVWPRFAWEPADAVRAPVWLYPRDRWSDEQSRLGPQHDPLREAIGSELDRLRPTA, from the coding sequence ATGACCGGAGACTGGCGGACGGATCGGATCGGTACCGCCCTCAGAGGGGAGAACCCGACCGTGCTGCGGCGGCTGACCTCGGGATTCGCCGTGATCGGGGATGTCCAGTTCCTGCCGGGATACTCGGTACTCCTCGTCGACGACCCGCAGGTACAGCGGCTGTCGGACCTGCCGAAGGCCAAACGCCTGTCGTTCCTGTCCGACATGGATCAGCTCGGCGAGGCGGTCGAGCGGGCCTGCAGGCGGCTGGACCCCGCCTTCCGGCGGGTCAACCTGGAGATCCTGGGGAACAAGGACCCGTTCCTGCACGCCCACGTGTGGCCGCGGTTCGCATGGGAGCCGGCCGACGCGGTGCGCGCTCCGGTGTGGCTCTATCCGCGTGACCGGTGGAGTGACGAGCAGTCCAGGCTCGGCCCGCAGCACGACCCGCTGCGAGAAGCGATCGGCAGCGAGCTGGACCGGTTGCGCCCGACCGCCTGA
- a CDS encoding GNAT family N-acetyltransferase, producing MRGVRDRLEVSPGLRLRRWSPADAGAVLAAFAEPVMARQAAEPGVTPAAARRWLEARAEQWDAGSGYAFAVVDAADVVLGHVAVGSVERRHGTGWVSYWTTAAARGRGVASGGCRAVAAWAFEDAGLFRLELGHRVDNPASCRVARAAGFAVEGLQRRRLRYDGVRYDVELHARLATDPAPATRPGG from the coding sequence ATGCGTGGGGTGCGTGATCGTCTGGAAGTGTCCCCGGGTCTGCGGCTGCGGCGTTGGTCGCCGGCTGATGCGGGGGCGGTGCTGGCGGCGTTCGCCGAGCCGGTGATGGCACGGCAGGCCGCTGAGCCGGGTGTGACGCCGGCGGCGGCGCGGCGCTGGCTGGAGGCCCGGGCGGAGCAGTGGGACGCGGGGTCGGGGTACGCGTTCGCGGTCGTCGACGCTGCGGACGTGGTGCTGGGGCATGTGGCGGTCGGCTCCGTCGAGCGGCGTCACGGCACCGGCTGGGTCTCGTACTGGACGACCGCGGCGGCCCGCGGGCGGGGTGTCGCCTCGGGTGGCTGCCGTGCGGTGGCGGCCTGGGCGTTCGAGGACGCCGGGCTGTTCCGGCTGGAGCTGGGCCACCGGGTCGACAACCCGGCTTCGTGCCGGGTGGCCCGCGCGGCGGGGTTCGCGGTCGAGGGGCTCCAGCGGCGCAGGCTCCGCTATGACGGTGTCCGCTACGACGTCGAGTTGCACGCCCGGCTGGCGACCGACCCCGCACCGGCCACCCGGCCGGGCGGTTGA
- a CDS encoding DUF6056 family protein has protein sequence MSTTAAEDEDLVTPSPPTGPHTGPRPLLRTLPTAAAATLATAAGALVAVGCFLGLYIRPTSDDWCAAWKTRDLGVLGITADFYTTQNGRIANAFLSGLLYGGGPAGTKILPTLITLALTAALVLLGRRLLHALGHTPPLLALTACALALQALLYFAGTRSYQVLLWAPATISHTVPSVIGLWALLLALATAAHPRPAVRTAGLAGALLTGFALGTLSEPFALVSALLAALTALLCLPRLHLTTTWRPFTWCLLWCAGLACGLTVLHTSPGARWRRAQQPEKPPILSTGELRATFEDWLRIWDTVTGQWAYLAAAAAGLLLGLAATLRTPRPAPRRVPASGARPGAGRATRTALLLLPLPVVILGSFAVAAGLRSGYGPTGWTYARTWTSFLLPMELALCGYGALLGAWAGPRLAARRPAAAATATTAALCLTLAATASLVPHLQQLTTTTVARSIAWDAQNTRIRTEAAHGATDVGYRPLPIGHLAEPFFTADYDRDWVAACVSRWYGVDRIHRLTGRGGAGTPGP, from the coding sequence ATGAGCACCACGGCGGCCGAGGACGAGGACCTCGTGACCCCCTCCCCACCAACCGGCCCCCACACCGGACCCCGCCCCCTCCTGCGCACCCTGCCCACAGCCGCCGCGGCGACCCTCGCCACCGCCGCCGGAGCCCTCGTCGCCGTCGGATGCTTCCTCGGCCTCTACATCCGCCCCACCTCCGACGACTGGTGCGCCGCCTGGAAAACCCGCGACCTGGGAGTCCTCGGCATCACCGCCGACTTCTACACCACCCAGAACGGCCGGATCGCCAACGCCTTCCTCAGCGGCCTCCTCTACGGCGGCGGACCGGCCGGCACCAAAATCCTCCCCACCCTCATCACCCTCGCCCTCACCGCCGCCCTCGTCCTCCTCGGCCGCCGCCTCCTCCACGCCCTCGGCCACACACCGCCCCTGCTCGCCCTGACCGCCTGCGCCCTGGCCCTGCAGGCACTCCTGTACTTCGCGGGCACCCGCAGCTACCAGGTCCTGCTGTGGGCCCCCGCCACGATCTCCCACACCGTGCCGAGCGTCATCGGCCTGTGGGCCCTGCTGCTCGCCCTGGCCACCGCCGCCCACCCCCGCCCCGCCGTCCGCACCGCCGGCCTCGCCGGCGCCCTCCTCACCGGCTTCGCCCTCGGCACCCTGAGCGAACCCTTCGCCCTCGTCAGCGCACTCCTCGCCGCCCTGACCGCCCTGCTGTGCCTGCCCCGCCTGCACCTCACCACGACCTGGCGCCCCTTCACCTGGTGCCTGCTGTGGTGCGCCGGCCTCGCCTGCGGCCTCACCGTCCTCCACACCTCCCCGGGCGCCCGCTGGCGCCGCGCCCAGCAGCCCGAGAAACCCCCCATCCTCTCCACCGGCGAACTACGCGCCACCTTCGAGGACTGGCTGCGCATCTGGGACACCGTCACCGGCCAGTGGGCCTACCTCGCCGCCGCGGCCGCCGGCCTCCTGCTGGGCCTGGCCGCCACCCTCCGCACCCCCCGCCCCGCCCCCCGCCGCGTCCCCGCCTCCGGTGCGCGGCCCGGCGCCGGGCGGGCCACGCGGACCGCCCTGCTGCTCCTGCCGCTGCCCGTGGTGATCTTGGGCTCCTTCGCGGTGGCGGCCGGCCTGCGCAGCGGATACGGCCCCACCGGCTGGACCTACGCCCGGACCTGGACGAGTTTCCTGTTGCCCATGGAACTGGCCCTGTGCGGCTACGGAGCCCTCCTGGGAGCCTGGGCCGGCCCCCGCCTGGCCGCCCGCCGCCCCGCCGCCGCGGCCACCGCCACCACGGCGGCCCTCTGCCTGACCCTGGCCGCGACGGCCTCCCTCGTCCCGCACCTGCAGCAGCTCACCACCACCACGGTGGCCCGCTCCATCGCCTGGGACGCCCAGAACACCCGCATCCGCACCGAGGCGGCGCACGGCGCCACCGACGTCGGCTACCGCCCCCTGCCCATCGGCCACCTCGCCGAGCCCTTCTTCACCGCCGACTACGACCGCGACTGGGTCGCCGCCTGCGTCTCCCGCTGGTACGGCGTCGACCGCATCCACCGCCTGACGGGGCGGGGAGGCGCAGGCACACCCGGTCCCTGA
- a CDS encoding PIG-L family deacetylase — MSLASRTRLAALLAALTAAAGVAGVTTWAHGHAAAPAPAAAQAPQRPSVTQGTVVQFVAHPDDDLFFMNPDLSRSISTGVKVTTVYLTAGESDGRNEAHSPHLQDPARPADHAAYAEARQNGIRAAYAEMATGRRTSAWQRTSVPTTGGGSAEVDVLLARPEVNLVWMQMREARSISGDNPDSLRGLWDGKVPALGSQLASGTPVTTPFTYTRDQAVQAIANVLALYRPTTIRTQDPTPGRTRPAGAPADHQDHIYGARFVQAATERYAATTAAGPRPHFSVQNYVSYPNSSLPPTLDAKAAEEKLGYLKTYAWSDHQDWCGSPAGCGDRKTATRPTGAGWNQTIRYSRGESTTWLTQGPPGHLYAFAALDGQMAYWTRPRPDTPWQGPRFLPPTAPGTTIDAGASTARLPDGRIAVLATRTTLATTTPHDYRRETVYALQNAPGAGFGPWHTLGTPDTGDLSATSAIGTPTATTDPAGRITVYLRDSRRTLAAATQTAPGAGFGPWQSLGGTALQGDPATATDSAGRRHLYAATDRTVLAWTQPAPGAPLAGPFPTGLPATTGVLSATPEGDGVRLSFRTPGTGTVTTTRATATTAAPLLSPPATTGGEGGYGAVATTGHLLAGRAATGTAAITLPTPDTHTNTNTNTNTNTGTNTGTGTGTGPVWHESQMLYTGAPAAVTTPDGTNLAATLGLDADLHTTTPTPTPGPAGPAPTPWHRAVPPTALAQAARHPSTWHH, encoded by the coding sequence ATGTCCCTGGCCAGCCGCACCCGCCTCGCGGCCCTGCTCGCCGCCCTCACCGCCGCCGCCGGCGTCGCCGGCGTCACGACCTGGGCCCACGGACACGCCGCCGCCCCCGCGCCCGCCGCCGCCCAGGCCCCCCAGCGCCCCAGCGTCACCCAGGGCACGGTCGTGCAGTTCGTCGCGCACCCCGACGACGACCTGTTCTTCATGAACCCCGACCTCAGCCGCTCCATATCCACCGGCGTCAAGGTCACCACCGTCTACCTGACCGCAGGCGAGTCCGACGGCCGCAACGAAGCCCACAGCCCCCACCTGCAAGACCCCGCCCGCCCCGCCGACCACGCCGCCTACGCCGAAGCCCGCCAGAACGGCATACGCGCCGCCTACGCCGAGATGGCCACCGGCCGGCGCACCAGCGCCTGGCAGCGCACCTCCGTGCCCACCACCGGCGGCGGCAGCGCCGAAGTCGACGTCCTCCTCGCCCGCCCCGAGGTCAACCTGGTGTGGATGCAGATGCGCGAAGCCCGCAGCATCTCCGGCGACAACCCCGACAGCCTGCGCGGCCTGTGGGACGGCAAGGTCCCCGCCCTCGGCTCCCAACTCGCCTCCGGCACCCCCGTCACCACCCCCTTCACCTACACCCGCGACCAGGCCGTCCAGGCCATCGCCAACGTACTGGCGCTCTACCGGCCCACCACCATCCGCACCCAGGACCCCACCCCCGGCCGCACCCGGCCCGCCGGCGCCCCCGCCGACCACCAGGACCACATCTACGGGGCCCGCTTCGTACAGGCCGCCACCGAACGCTACGCCGCCACCACCGCCGCCGGCCCCCGCCCCCACTTCTCGGTCCAGAACTACGTCAGCTACCCCAACAGCTCCCTGCCCCCCACCCTCGACGCGAAAGCCGCCGAGGAGAAACTCGGCTACCTCAAGACCTACGCCTGGAGCGACCACCAGGACTGGTGCGGCAGCCCCGCCGGCTGCGGCGACCGCAAGACCGCCACCCGCCCCACCGGCGCCGGCTGGAACCAGACCATCCGCTACAGCCGCGGCGAGAGCACCACCTGGCTGACCCAGGGCCCGCCCGGCCACCTCTACGCCTTCGCCGCCCTCGACGGCCAGATGGCCTACTGGACACGCCCCCGCCCCGACACCCCCTGGCAGGGACCCCGCTTCCTGCCCCCCACCGCCCCCGGCACCACCATCGACGCCGGCGCGTCCACCGCCCGCCTGCCCGACGGCCGCATCGCCGTCCTCGCCACCCGCACCACCCTGGCCACCACCACCCCCCACGACTACCGGCGCGAGACCGTCTACGCCCTCCAGAACGCCCCCGGCGCCGGCTTCGGCCCCTGGCACACCCTCGGCACCCCCGACACCGGCGACCTCTCCGCCACCTCCGCGATCGGCACCCCCACCGCCACCACCGACCCCGCCGGCCGCATCACCGTCTACCTCCGCGACTCCCGCCGCACCCTGGCCGCCGCCACCCAGACCGCCCCCGGCGCCGGCTTCGGCCCCTGGCAGAGCCTGGGCGGCACCGCCCTGCAGGGCGACCCCGCCACCGCCACCGACAGCGCCGGCCGCCGACACCTCTACGCCGCCACCGACCGCACCGTCCTGGCCTGGACCCAGCCCGCCCCCGGCGCCCCCCTCGCCGGCCCCTTCCCCACCGGCCTGCCCGCCACCACCGGCGTCCTGTCCGCCACCCCCGAAGGCGACGGCGTCCGCCTCTCCTTCCGCACCCCCGGCACCGGCACCGTCACCACCACCCGGGCCACCGCCACCACGGCCGCCCCCCTCCTCTCCCCACCCGCCACCACCGGCGGCGAAGGCGGCTACGGCGCCGTCGCCACCACCGGCCACCTCCTCGCCGGCCGCGCCGCCACCGGCACCGCCGCCATCACCCTCCCCACCCCCGACACCCACACCAACACCAACACCAACACCAACACCAACACCGGCACCAACACCGGCACCGGCACCGGCACCGGCCCTGTCTGGCACGAGTCCCAGATGCTCTACACCGGCGCCCCGGCCGCCGTGACCACCCCCGACGGCACCAACCTGGCCGCCACCCTCGGCCTGGACGCCGACCTCCACACCACCACCCCCACACCCACCCCCGGCCCCGCCGGACCCGCCCCCACCCCCTGGCACCGGGCCGTCCCGCCCACCGCCCTCGCCCAGGCCGCCCGCCACCCCTCCACCTGGCACCACTGA
- a CDS encoding glycoside hydrolase family 15 codes for MPVVLGCWAVAAAVLAGASVPVCGAGGHAPLSGFTAPTVGVLSNVTAAEGVSASRAAGARYVEGSNVLRLASGRWLYLPAGRTVSVVVGAGDAGALRQIGQSRAWLASGRIPGRSAAERAAAARALLAMRALLRPNGAMAAGWSPGWMYSWPRDASFACAAFAHTGHDAEAFGILRHSAATQRGDGSWEARTKLDGSGPPDGRRWQLDANGWVPWSVWQWYRAAPAEGRRARLATLYPMVARAADRAARSLGADGLPPASPDYWELMTSSTNIGTAAPLLAGLNASADLAREAGRPGDAARWARAARRLSAGISKRFLPLGYQRTVDGRHGRDSAVAFMTPPFNAAPAGLEAVLESTWRALRLPNGGLTPGDDPGAPWGATAWTPSTAFFALAWAAGGRPAKAGPVLEWVLSKRNALGELPEKVDSAGRAASVAPLAWTGSIVLLSLVALESGGLPAPPPGR; via the coding sequence GTGCCCGTTGTCCTTGGATGCTGGGCGGTGGCCGCGGCGGTGCTGGCCGGGGCCTCGGTTCCGGTGTGCGGTGCGGGCGGTCATGCGCCGCTGTCGGGGTTCACCGCCCCCACGGTCGGGGTGCTGTCCAATGTGACGGCCGCCGAGGGGGTTTCGGCTTCGCGTGCCGCCGGCGCCCGGTATGTGGAGGGCAGCAACGTGCTGCGGCTGGCGTCGGGGCGGTGGCTGTACCTGCCCGCGGGGCGGACGGTGTCGGTGGTGGTCGGGGCCGGTGACGCGGGGGCGTTGCGGCAGATCGGGCAGAGCCGGGCGTGGCTGGCGTCGGGCCGGATCCCGGGCAGGTCCGCGGCGGAGCGGGCGGCGGCCGCGCGGGCGCTGCTGGCGATGCGGGCGCTGCTGCGGCCCAACGGGGCGATGGCGGCGGGGTGGAGTCCGGGCTGGATGTACTCCTGGCCGCGGGATGCGAGCTTCGCGTGCGCGGCGTTCGCGCACACCGGGCATGACGCGGAGGCGTTCGGGATCCTGCGGCACAGTGCCGCGACGCAGCGCGGGGACGGCAGCTGGGAGGCGCGTACGAAGCTGGACGGTTCCGGGCCGCCGGACGGCAGGCGGTGGCAGCTCGATGCCAACGGCTGGGTTCCGTGGTCGGTGTGGCAGTGGTACCGGGCGGCGCCGGCGGAGGGCCGGCGGGCCCGGCTGGCGACGCTCTACCCGATGGTGGCCAGGGCGGCCGACCGTGCGGCGCGGTCGCTGGGGGCGGACGGGCTGCCTCCGGCGTCTCCCGACTACTGGGAGCTGATGACGTCGAGTACGAACATCGGGACGGCCGCGCCGCTGCTGGCCGGGCTGAACGCCTCCGCGGACCTGGCGCGGGAGGCGGGCCGGCCCGGGGACGCGGCGCGGTGGGCGCGGGCGGCGCGGCGGCTGTCGGCGGGGATCTCCAAGCGGTTCCTGCCGCTGGGCTACCAGCGCACCGTCGACGGCCGGCACGGGCGTGACAGTGCGGTGGCGTTCATGACGCCGCCTTTCAACGCGGCTCCGGCGGGGCTGGAGGCGGTACTGGAGTCCACGTGGCGGGCGCTGCGCCTGCCCAACGGGGGGCTGACGCCGGGTGATGACCCGGGGGCGCCGTGGGGTGCGACGGCGTGGACGCCCAGTACGGCGTTCTTCGCGCTGGCGTGGGCGGCCGGGGGGCGGCCGGCGAAGGCGGGGCCGGTGCTGGAGTGGGTGCTCTCCAAACGCAACGCGCTCGGTGAGCTGCCGGAGAAGGTGGACAGCGCCGGCCGGGCCGCTTCGGTGGCGCCGCTGGCGTGGACGGGGTCGATCGTGCTGCTGTCGCTGGTGGCGCTTGAGAGTGGCGGTCTGCCGGCCCCGCCCCCGGGGCGGTAG